In the Syntrophus aciditrophicus SB genome, AGATTGAACCTGAAACGGGTCAGCTTATTCAATCGGTGGAAAGTCGACTTCAGTTGCTGGAGAGTGTCGTAACGGATATCAATCAGCGCTTGAGCATCCTTTTTTCCCGTCGGGAGCAACAGGATGACAGGGTACTTCAACTCCTCAAAATGCTGAAGCAAAGCACGGAAAACCGCATGGAACTCATGGCGGAAATTCAGCTGCTCAAACAGCAGCAGAATTCGAATTAACGACAATTTACCCACCTTTTTCAGGAATCCTGCTTGCACGCATCAGCCAATAAGCCGGCAATGTCTTTTCTGCATGCATTACTCCGACAATCCAGGCTGTGTTCAGCATTTTTTTACGATCCGGCATGTGGTGCCGGCAAAAAATAACAGCCATAGACACAGCCCAGCATTTCCATACAAACTTCAGGCAATCCGCATTCCCAGCCAGCACAGCCCTCCGGTTTTTTCCTGACTATTCCTTTTTTATTGAGGAATGCTTGATTTCGGCCTTTCATCGAGGTGTAACCGATTCTGTTTTTTATCGATGCTCCCGACCGATTACAGAAAGCAGATTCAAAGATAAATACTTCACACTTAGGTAAAATCCCTTATAAATTGTCTTGACCATCGGTAATATTTAAGTAATATAGAACAATATCAATTTGTCTGATTTTCAGCAGAAGTCAACTGAATTCAATGACATGATTAATAATTAACCTCGTTTGCAAAGATTAGGGTTTTTCCTTAATACAGTGAAGAAAAATAACTTCTGATGTTTTCCTGTTCTTTTGACAAGTATGTCGATTCACAATCGAATCAGGCATCAATAATTTTTTCGAGCGAAAAAATGCGACCTTCAGCGGAAAAAGCTGATGTTATGAGCGTTCGACTCTTGCCCTGATATCCAGATGTATGCCTTTTGAAAAATCTTTCTTTTACCATTTAACAGTCACTTCTCTTGAGAAGTTCATATTTTCGCATCATCGATGCAATACCTGTTGAGTATAAAAATGTTTGAATCATTCATTATCGCGAGTTGACTGTGTATTTCTCGAGATTCATGACGTGTTTCAGAGTTCAGCCTAATTAAGCAAGTTGAAATGATGATGAAAAATCCCCAAACATACCGACTGCCCTTACTTTCTGAGAGCTGCTCAGTGCGCTCATCGCAGCAGCCGGCTCTGAATTCGGTACAGGATGAGATTCATCCCCTTCTGAAGAAAGCCTTTTCAGAAAATATCCGCAGCAGGGAACATGGACGGAAGCTGAGGAAAAATCTTCCTTCTGATGAAAATTTATTAAATCGTTATAAAGTATTTTTTGATTCCGCCCCCGTGGGATGCATCATCATCAACGAAAAGGGCTATATCAGGCATATCAACGGAACCGGCGCTGCCATGTTGAACAGCAGCGATATAAACCAGCTTCAGGGAAAATCTTTTTTCCGCTTTATTTCCAGGGAAGATCGCCTCATGTTTCTTGCGCATCTGAAGAGCTGCTCCGAAAGCGGAACGAATGAAAACATAGAAGTTCACCTTCGAACCTGGAATCGTCAGCCGCACATTCCCGTGCAGATTCATACCGTTTTCCATGACGCTGATCCTGGGAGCAAACCTTTTTTTCTCTCCGTCATAACCAACATCAGCGAACACAAGCAGATGGAAGAGGCCTTGAGACGCAGTGAGGCCTGTTATCGCCATATCGTGGAAGATCATACGGAAATGATCTGCAGCTGTTTACGGAACTGGAAAATCACCTTTGTCAACGAAGCCATGTGCAATGTTTTCGGGACACCCCGTGACGAATTTATCGGGATGCCACTTGTCAAGTTCATCGACAAACAGGATCGGAAAAAAGTAAAGGAACTGCTGGCTTCACTGAATTCTTCCAACCCCATAAAAACCGTGGAACACCGCGTGGTGATGCCCGATGGGCAAAGCCGCTGGCATCGCTGGATTCACAGGGTCATCTATAACCGCAAAGGGCTGTTTGTGGAATATCAATCTGCGGGCCGTGACATAACCGAGCAGAAAGAAACTCAGGAAGCGTTGCTGAAAGCTCACAGCGAACTGGAACAGAAGGTCGGTGAGCGCACAGCTGAACTGGCAAGGATTAATGAAACTCTCAGGGAAGAAATCGCGGAACACAAGGAAACACAGAGAAAATTTCTCGCCAGTCATGAACAGCTCCGGGCACTGACATCTGACTTGATTACAACCGAAGAGAGAGAACGAAGACTCATTGCCACAGAGCTTCACGACCATATCGGTCAGACATTGGCCGTTACCCGGATCAAGCTCGAGATGCTGCATGCGTTAGCGTCATACAGCGGTTTTGCCGAAGCGCTGGAGGAAATTCAAGGTTTTGTCAAGCAGGCCATCCAGGAAACCCGTTCCCTTATGACAAAATTAAGCCCTCCGGTATTTTACGAACTCGGTTTGACGGCCGCTTTGGAATGGCTGGTCCAGCACTTCGACGAACAGCATAACCTGAAGATTGTTTATAAAGGAATGAGCAATCATTTATCGCTGAAACAGGATATTCAAATTCTTCTTCTGCAGGCGACGCGGGAGCTCCTGATGAACGTCGTAAAGCATGCCGGTGTGGAAAAAGCGGAAGTTATCCTAAAAGCCAACAGGAAGCAGATTCAGATCGATGTCATCGATCATGGTTCAGGATTTGACGTATCACAAATCGGAACACCCGTAGACTGGAGAGGAGGTTTCGGTATCTTCAGCATTCATGAACGATTGAAGAATCTCGGGGGTGAACTCCAGATTCGCTCAAAACGCGGAAAGGGGACACATTTTACCCTTATCGCTCCCCATAACACCAGAGACGGCAATTAAAAGGAGAGAGAAAAATGGCTATTACCGTCATACTCGCCGACGATCATAAAATCATTCGTGATGGGCTGCGAACACTAATTGAATCACAACAAGGCATGCAGGTCATCGCTGAAGCGGAAAATGGCAGGGAAACCATCAAACTGGCAAAAGAACTTCAACCCAACGTAGTGATCATGGATATCTCCATGCCCGATTTGAACGGTATCGACGCAACCCGGGAAATTGTCAACAGCATTCCGGGGGTAAAGGTTATCGCGCTTTCCATGCATTCCGACCGGCGGTTCGTATCGGGAATGCTTTCCGCCGGGGCTTCCGGGTATCTCTTGAAAGACTGCGCTTTTGAAGAACTCGCCAAGGCCATTCGAACCGTCGTGACTAATCATACCTATCTGAGTCCCATGATCTCCGATATCGTCGTGAAAAGCTATATCAACAAATCCCCGGAGACAACGACGGAAAACGCTCCCTCTCTGACCGCCCGGGAGCGGGAAATGCTGCAGCTTATGGCTGAAGGAATGACAGCCAAGGAAATTGCGGCTCATCTTTTTGTCAGCGTCAAGACGGTAGAGACACACCGACGGAATATCGCCCAAAAATTGAATATCAACCGGGCGGCCGAGTTGATCAAATATGCGATCAGGGAAGGTCTGGTTACACTGTAAAAGACACAACCCGGCGCGTCCCGCATGCATTTTTTCAACAGCTGTCATAAACACCAGAAGGGCAGTTATTCCGAGCCATTCGCATTCTCATGTTTTTCAACTACTTGCATTCAACAGGACAACAGGGCTGCATGGAGGTTTCGACGCAGCCGCATTGATCTCAGGTCGAGGAATCTGCGTAAAATCCGTCGCAGCAAGCCGAGGAAAGGCATTCCGTTATCTATTGTTATCAAATCTTATCCAGTTTTCCGCATTTGAATTGATCAGGCCATGACGAGTATGGATGCCCGGTCTTCTTCATCGATCCAACCGATTATCGAGGCGAAACACCTGCGGAAGAGCTTCGGCTCCTTCACTGCAGTTGACGACATTTCCTTTACGGTTCCGCCCGGTGAATGTTTCGGCATTCTGGGTCCGAATGGGGCCGGTAAAACAACAGCTATCCGGATGCTTTACGGCTTCTCGCCCATGACCGGGGGTACGCTTCGGATCTTCGGGCTGGATGTGCCAAAGGATATCCGTTCGATAAAGGCCCGCATCGGCGTCTGCCAGCAGGAAAATAATCTGGACCCCGATTTGACGGTCTTCCAAAATATGGAAATCTTTGCCGGCTACTTCAACCTGCCCCGGATGCTCAGCCGTGAAAGAGCCGAGTCGCTTCTGTCTTTTATCGCCCTGAGCAATCGGCGCAACGACAAGGTCATTGAACTCTCGGGAGGAATGATGCGGCGCCTGGTTCTTGCCCGGGCATTGATCAACAGCCCTGATCTTCTGATCCTCGATGAACCCACAACCGGACTGGATCCGCAATCCCGTCACCAGGTCTGGCAGCGCCTGGAGGAACTGAAAAAGAGCGGTTTGACCATACTTCTCACCACTCATTACATGGATGAAGCCTCCTGGTTATGTGATAGGTTGATCATCATGGACCATGGCCGTATTCTTGTCGAGGGCCCTCCCGCCGAACTGATCCGGACGCATGTGGGACATGATGTGATTGAAGTGGCCGAACCGGCGCCCGCACTCCTGGATTTCGTCGCCGGGATGAATCTGGAATATGAAAACCTTGGACACCGGCTCATCATTTACGGAAACAACCGCGACGTGCTCTATCACGAAATCAGCGCACATTGCAGTCATGAAGGCTGCATATTGCGCATGGCTACACTGGAGGATGTTTTTCTGAAACTGACGGGGAGGGAACTGAGAGAATGAAACCCTTCACCACAGAAGTCATAACCTCCCGCTTATGGAAAGTCTGGTACAGGAATCTGGTGGTTTACCGTCAGAACTGGAAAGTGAATTTTATTCCTCCGTTACTGGAACCGCTTTTTTATCTCCTCGCCTTCGGAATCGGCCTCAGCAGTCTGGTCGGCAGCATTTCTTACGGCAATCAGCAGATTACATACGTCCAGTTCATCGCTCCCGCACTTCTTGCCATTAATATCATGAATAACGCCTTCTTTGAAAATACTTACAGCTCCTACGTCAGAATGTATTACCAGAAAACGTTTGACGCCATGATGGCGACCCCTTTGACCCTCGAAGAAATCATCACGGGTGAGATCTTCTGGGGAGCCACAAGATCGGTGATGGCGACCGCCATCATGCTGTTTGTCGTCAGCTTTTTCGGCGTTCTCCACTACCCCCACGCCCTGTTGATTATCCCTCTCGGTTTTCTCGGCGGCATCGCCTTCGGCTCGCTGGGTATGTTATTCACAAGCAAGGTAAAAAACATCGACCTCTTCAACATACCGATTTTTTTAATTATCACCCCGATGTATCTCTTCAGCGGCACGTTTTTCCCATTGGAAAATCTCCCCCTCTGGGCTCGTTATCTGGCTCAGACTCTGCCCCTTACCCATCTTGTCAACCTGGTCCGTTCCCTGGGGCTGGGTCATTATGATGCCTCTCTTCTCTGGGGGCTCTTGTATCTGATCATTTTCTGCCTGATTCTTTTCCCGGTTTCCGTTGTTTCCATGCATAAGCGGCTCATCAAATAATTTACTTCTCGTCTTTTATCAAAGAATGATTTCGATTGAGGCCGTGTTGATTATCTTCCATTTCCCAGATTCGAGAGGATATCCGGCCTTCACGGCAGGAGGGCTATGCCCGCGGGCAAAACATACCCAGCACAACCGGAGAGGAACCGATAACGAAGCCGCCACGGCACACACACTGATTCTGATGATGAAGCTGGAAAAAAAGAGAAGCGACGCTCCTTATAGAGCAGGACAATCCCGCGGAAAAGAGCTACCGTCCGTAGGCCAGTTCGAAGGCGTCTTTAATCAATTCAATACGACACCCCTCCGGCTTCAGACTGACGGCAACAACATCGAAGCGGGCATTGTATGAATCAAGTCGTTTTGTCTGAAGGTAGAAAAGGGAGATTTTGGATATCCGCATCTGTTTGTCAGGACCAACGGCAAGCTGCGGCAACCCGTACTTATCGGATCGCCTGCTTTTCACTTCCACAAAAACAATCGTATCCCCATCCCTGGCTATGATATCGATTTCCCCGAAACGGCATCGATAATTCTGCTCAAGGATGCGGTAACCGGCTTCCTCCAGATAAGCCGCAGCCATCTGTTCGCCCAGTTTTCCGGTTCGAAGGTTTTGCGTCATCCTAAAAATCAAAGAGGTTAACAGTCTGCAGGGATTGAGGTTTCGTACTTTTTACCTTAAATGATCTTCGGTGGATTTTACAGAACCCGAAATTCTGGATGGCTTCACGGTGTTCTCTCGTGCCGTACCCTTTATTTTTAAGAAAATTGTACTGGGGAAACTGACGGTGATAAATTTCCATGATTCGATCCCGCGAAACTTTGGCGATGATCGAGGCAGAGGCAATGGAGACACTCAATGTGTCTCCTTTAACAATGGTCTTCTGCGAAATGTTCAGGAAAATGCGGTGCAGTCCATCCACGAGAAGAAAATCCGGCCTTATTGAAAGGTCATCTACCGCTTCAGCCATCGCCCTCAGAGTGGCCCGCAGAATATTGACCTGGTCTATGACAGGCGATTCCACAACACCGACACCGATGGCAAGGGCATCTCTCTTAATCACCTCATACAGTTTTTCTCTCTTCCCGGCTGAAAGCTTTTTGGAATCGGTGATTTCCGGGTGCGAATACCCATGAGGAAGGATTACCGCCGCAGCTACAACCGGTCCCGCCAGCGGCCCTCTCCCGGCTTCATCAACACCGGCAATTACCCGATAGCCGTCCTCATATGCTTCCCGCTCAAAATGGTCCATCCCGATCACAGACAGAAAAGGAGAAGTTGACCAACAGTTCGATGTGGATTTCTTCAGGTCATGCTTTACCGATATTCACATCCGTACATCCGAATCAGAAAATCCATATCTCTATCGTTTGCCGGAAGATCAGACCTTTCTGAGTTCCTTAATTCGCGCCTTCTTGCCCTGCAGACCTCTCAGATAATAAAGACGGGCTCTCCGCACGCGCCCCCGGGTCACCACATCGATTCGATCAATGGACGGTGAATGGATCGGAAAAGTCTTCTCAACACCAATTCCATAGGAGATCTTTCTTACCGTAAAACTTGCCTGCGAGAGACCTCCTTTTTTGCGAATGACAATCCCTTCAAAAGCCTGGATTCTCTGCTTCTGACCTTCAATGATGCGGATATGAACGCGTACCGTGTCCCCCGGCCTGAAATCGGGGATATCCCCGCGCATCTGTTCTCGCTCCAGCATGGTTATCACATTCATAGGACAAATCCTCCTTGATATTTATGCATTGTTGAATATTTCACTAAAAATGAGTTTTTATTCCAAACTCTCATCCATCCTCCCCCATACCCGGTCCAGAATGACTGATACTGCCGAGCGGACGGAAAGATGATTATAATCCGAAGGTCCTTTGATGGCCGAAAGTCGATAATCGGCACGATCAAGGATTTCCGCTGCCAGCCCTGATCCGGTACCGAAGACAATGATGCAGGCCACTTCATTCTGCTCGATCATCGATTTCAGAGACTTGCAGGTGATGACGTTATCCGATAAACCGGCGCCAGTAACCACCAGACGAACTTCCTTACCGGACAGGTCGGCAACATTCTCCAGAACGTCATCCAGACTCGTTTTAACGCAGACCCTTTGAAAGGCTTCCCGCCGCGACGGGTTGAATACAGCGCCGTATCCGTTTTTCCAGTGCGCGATGATCTTCTCCACCAGCGAGACCTGCGCTTCCAGCGGGGTCACAATATAATAGCGCTGAACGCCATAAGTCCTGGCAGCCCGCGCTATATCATGAACATCCATATTCGCGACGGCTGTTGTTACCACACAGCCATTCTTATCGTAAACCGGATAATGCAGGAGAACGAGATAATACGGAGGCGGATCCCCTACCCTTGTTTCTTCGCTCAACAGTTGTTCACTTCCGAATCGACTTGTATCACTTCACAGAGTAATTTTCTATCTTCCTCCGAAAGAACCATTTTTTCGATCAGATCCGGCCTGCGCAACCAGGTCCGTTTCAGCGCCTCCTTCCGGCGCCAGGAATCGATTGTTTTGTGATTGCCGGACAAAAGAACTTCCGGAACTTTCCACCCTCGATATTCACTTGGCCTTGTATATTGGGGATATTCGAGAAGCCCTGATGAAAATGAATCAAAGGCAGCGGAATCCACGTTTCCCAAAACCCCGGGCACAAGGCGAGAAACTGAGTCAACCAGCACCATGGCAGACAGTTCCCCGCCGGTCAGGACATAATCACCAATTGAAATTTCCCGATTAGCCAGCCGCACCCGAATTCGCTCATCGACACCCTCATAGTGTCCACAGATGAGAACGATTCGGGAATGCTTTGACAGCTCTTCCGCAACCTCCTGATTGAATACCTGCCCCTGAGGAGTCAAAAGAA is a window encoding:
- a CDS encoding PAS domain-containing sensor histidine kinase → MRSSQQPALNSVQDEIHPLLKKAFSENIRSREHGRKLRKNLPSDENLLNRYKVFFDSAPVGCIIINEKGYIRHINGTGAAMLNSSDINQLQGKSFFRFISREDRLMFLAHLKSCSESGTNENIEVHLRTWNRQPHIPVQIHTVFHDADPGSKPFFLSVITNISEHKQMEEALRRSEACYRHIVEDHTEMICSCLRNWKITFVNEAMCNVFGTPRDEFIGMPLVKFIDKQDRKKVKELLASLNSSNPIKTVEHRVVMPDGQSRWHRWIHRVIYNRKGLFVEYQSAGRDITEQKETQEALLKAHSELEQKVGERTAELARINETLREEIAEHKETQRKFLASHEQLRALTSDLITTEERERRLIATELHDHIGQTLAVTRIKLEMLHALASYSGFAEALEEIQGFVKQAIQETRSLMTKLSPPVFYELGLTAALEWLVQHFDEQHNLKIVYKGMSNHLSLKQDIQILLLQATRELLMNVVKHAGVEKAEVILKANRKQIQIDVIDHGSGFDVSQIGTPVDWRGGFGIFSIHERLKNLGGELQIRSKRGKGTHFTLIAPHNTRDGN
- a CDS encoding response regulator; translated protein: MAITVILADDHKIIRDGLRTLIESQQGMQVIAEAENGRETIKLAKELQPNVVIMDISMPDLNGIDATREIVNSIPGVKVIALSMHSDRRFVSGMLSAGASGYLLKDCAFEELAKAIRTVVTNHTYLSPMISDIVVKSYINKSPETTTENAPSLTAREREMLQLMAEGMTAKEIAAHLFVSVKTVETHRRNIAQKLNINRAAELIKYAIREGLVTL
- a CDS encoding ABC transporter ATP-binding protein — translated: MTSMDARSSSSIQPIIEAKHLRKSFGSFTAVDDISFTVPPGECFGILGPNGAGKTTAIRMLYGFSPMTGGTLRIFGLDVPKDIRSIKARIGVCQQENNLDPDLTVFQNMEIFAGYFNLPRMLSRERAESLLSFIALSNRRNDKVIELSGGMMRRLVLARALINSPDLLILDEPTTGLDPQSRHQVWQRLEELKKSGLTILLTTHYMDEASWLCDRLIIMDHGRILVEGPPAELIRTHVGHDVIEVAEPAPALLDFVAGMNLEYENLGHRLIIYGNNRDVLYHEISAHCSHEGCILRMATLEDVFLKLTGRELRE
- a CDS encoding ABC transporter permease gives rise to the protein MKPFTTEVITSRLWKVWYRNLVVYRQNWKVNFIPPLLEPLFYLLAFGIGLSSLVGSISYGNQQITYVQFIAPALLAINIMNNAFFENTYSSYVRMYYQKTFDAMMATPLTLEEIITGEIFWGATRSVMATAIMLFVVSFFGVLHYPHALLIIPLGFLGGIAFGSLGMLFTSKVKNIDLFNIPIFLIITPMYLFSGTFFPLENLPLWARYLAQTLPLTHLVNLVRSLGLGHYDASLLWGLLYLIIFCLILFPVSVVSMHKRLIK
- a CDS encoding YraN family protein — encoded protein: MTQNLRTGKLGEQMAAAYLEEAGYRILEQNYRCRFGEIDIIARDGDTIVFVEVKSRRSDKYGLPQLAVGPDKQMRISKISLFYLQTKRLDSYNARFDVVAVSLKPEGCRIELIKDAFELAYGR
- a CDS encoding ribonuclease HII, translated to MDHFEREAYEDGYRVIAGVDEAGRGPLAGPVVAAAVILPHGYSHPEITDSKKLSAGKREKLYEVIKRDALAIGVGVVESPVIDQVNILRATLRAMAEAVDDLSIRPDFLLVDGLHRIFLNISQKTIVKGDTLSVSIASASIIAKVSRDRIMEIYHRQFPQYNFLKNKGYGTREHREAIQNFGFCKIHRRSFKVKSTKPQSLQTVNLFDF
- the rplS gene encoding 50S ribosomal protein L19 translates to MNVITMLEREQMRGDIPDFRPGDTVRVHIRIIEGQKQRIQAFEGIVIRKKGGLSQASFTVRKISYGIGVEKTFPIHSPSIDRIDVVTRGRVRRARLYYLRGLQGKKARIKELRKV
- a CDS encoding RNA methyltransferase is translated as MSEETRVGDPPPYYLVLLHYPVYDKNGCVVTTAVANMDVHDIARAARTYGVQRYYIVTPLEAQVSLVEKIIAHWKNGYGAVFNPSRREAFQRVCVKTSLDDVLENVADLSGKEVRLVVTGAGLSDNVITCKSLKSMIEQNEVACIIVFGTGSGLAAEILDRADYRLSAIKGPSDYNHLSVRSAVSVILDRVWGRMDESLE
- the trmD gene encoding tRNA (guanosine(37)-N1)-methyltransferase TrmD, whose translation is MLRFDILSTFPEMFDSPFSCSLLKKAQDKGLIEIRLHNIRDYTEDRHRMTDDAPYGGGGGMLMKVEPVDKALRCIEADRDHIPVVLLTPQGQVFNQEVAEELSKHSRIVLICGHYEGVDERIRVRLANREISIGDYVLTGGELSAMVLVDSVSRLVPGVLGNVDSAAFDSFSSGLLEYPQYTRPSEYRGWKVPEVLLSGNHKTIDSWRRKEALKRTWLRRPDLIEKMVLSEEDRKLLCEVIQVDSEVNNC